The following are encoded together in the Magnetospirillum gryphiswaldense MSR-1 v2 genome:
- a CDS encoding response regulator — protein sequence MMRQVEGGYHILLVEDDLADAGLVRIALRRGRHTVNLHHAKDSTEAFAFLRRIGPNHAQAPRPHLILLDLNLPGRSGHEILQELKGDNTLRGIPVIVLSTSEAERDIVRSYNLGANSFISKPMDADEFAQHIHIMETYWFDIVRLPAA from the coding sequence ATGATGCGGCAGGTCGAGGGCGGTTATCATATTTTGCTGGTGGAAGACGATCTGGCCGATGCCGGCTTGGTCCGTATCGCCCTGCGCCGGGGCCGGCATACGGTCAACCTGCACCACGCCAAGGATTCCACCGAGGCTTTCGCCTTTCTGCGCCGCATCGGTCCCAACCATGCCCAGGCGCCGCGCCCGCATCTGATCTTGCTGGATTTGAACCTGCCCGGACGGTCGGGCCATGAAATCCTGCAGGAACTGAAGGGCGACAACACGTTGCGCGGTATTCCGGTGATCGTGCTGTCCACCTCGGAAGCCGAGCGCGACATCGTCCGCAGCTATAACCTGGGCGCCAATTCCTTCATCAGCAAACCCATGGATGCGGACGAGTTCGCCCAGCATATCCACATCATGGAAACCTATTGGTTCGATATCGTCAGACTGCCGGCGGCGTGA
- a CDS encoding sensor histidine kinase gives MVFDRFSQRLSTRVAAATSALALFFVVCMGVGAWLVALGMMRAQAERQMAELAHAHATHVSGILDTIASHVAEHAQDASVPPSLAIAGVQVDIRVVGMAELGDWNKAAMILGVSAGRISTDGGGMIEMMIPVLAGTKAADKSIVWRLRLDRLSQRLVTPGDVSGGEVVLRVGGRSAQAAWGAPIPGNAISAEAEVLLPNGFGRGQAVIRVGGKSRELDLSLGQYALWLSLIGVAATALAAALATVTSRRLTRRLSALADAAGSFDFAAGSGAHFHVDGDDEIARLGKSFAGMVERLDQAYRDLDRRSQALLSNAERVAQVGSAIWEPGHSQQVWSDQFHTILGLNPGDVMPSREVFFDRVHPDDRPRLAAAVSAAVQGGGNRVVEDFRIIRGDGVERVAQFRAEVARDDDGHAIRVDATIQDITERKRMEDQLDGVVRDLKRSNEELEQFAYVASHDLRQPLRTVRSYLTLIEDSIEDKLDDETREFMDFIRDGVKRMDALITDLLAYSRVGRRVADGPVDVGRMIDLSLLDLQAQIDETQAVITVPHSLPVIEGDSGELTRLFQNLIGNALKYRKAEQVPRIVVACRDCGPHWQFSISDNGIGIPPEHRERAFGIFQRLHGRHEYEGTGIGLAICRKIVERQGGQIWVEGKDCDGAIFQFTWPKMRRAAVSLPV, from the coding sequence ATGGTGTTCGACAGATTCAGTCAGCGACTTTCCACCCGGGTGGCGGCGGCGACATCGGCCCTGGCCCTGTTCTTCGTCGTCTGCATGGGCGTGGGCGCCTGGTTGGTGGCGCTCGGCATGATGCGGGCCCAGGCCGAGCGCCAGATGGCCGAGCTGGCCCACGCCCATGCCACCCATGTTTCCGGCATCTTGGACACCATCGCCAGCCACGTGGCCGAACATGCACAGGATGCCAGCGTGCCGCCCAGTCTGGCCATTGCCGGGGTGCAGGTGGACATCCGGGTGGTCGGTATGGCCGAACTGGGGGACTGGAACAAGGCGGCGATGATCCTGGGGGTGAGCGCCGGGCGGATTTCCACCGATGGCGGCGGGATGATCGAGATGATGATTCCCGTGCTCGCCGGGACCAAGGCTGCGGACAAAAGCATAGTGTGGCGATTGCGTCTTGACCGTCTCAGTCAGCGTCTGGTCACGCCGGGCGATGTCTCGGGCGGCGAGGTGGTGTTGCGGGTCGGTGGGCGCAGTGCCCAGGCGGCGTGGGGCGCCCCCATACCGGGCAACGCCATCAGCGCCGAGGCGGAAGTCCTGCTGCCCAACGGCTTTGGCCGCGGTCAGGCGGTCATTCGGGTCGGTGGCAAAAGCAGGGAATTGGACCTGTCGTTGGGGCAATATGCCTTGTGGCTGTCACTGATCGGCGTTGCCGCCACCGCCTTGGCGGCAGCCCTGGCGACGGTGACCAGCCGGCGCCTGACCCGGCGGCTGTCGGCCTTGGCCGATGCGGCGGGGTCATTTGATTTCGCCGCCGGCAGCGGCGCGCATTTCCATGTGGATGGCGACGACGAGATCGCCCGCCTGGGCAAGTCCTTCGCCGGCATGGTCGAACGTCTGGATCAGGCCTATCGCGATCTTGACCGCCGCTCCCAGGCCTTGCTGTCCAATGCCGAACGCGTCGCCCAGGTGGGCAGTGCCATCTGGGAACCGGGGCACAGCCAGCAGGTATGGTCCGATCAGTTCCACACTATTTTGGGGCTCAATCCCGGCGACGTGATGCCCAGCCGCGAGGTGTTCTTCGACCGCGTCCATCCCGATGACCGCCCGCGTCTGGCGGCGGCGGTCAGTGCCGCCGTGCAAGGCGGCGGCAATCGGGTGGTCGAGGATTTCCGCATCATTCGCGGCGACGGTGTCGAGCGGGTGGCGCAGTTCAGGGCCGAGGTCGCCCGCGACGACGACGGCCATGCCATCCGCGTCGATGCCACCATCCAGGACATCACCGAGCGCAAGCGCATGGAGGATCAGTTGGACGGGGTGGTGCGCGACCTCAAGCGGTCCAACGAGGAATTGGAACAATTCGCCTATGTGGCGTCGCACGATTTGCGCCAGCCCCTGCGCACGGTGCGGTCCTATCTGACCCTGATCGAGGATTCCATCGAGGACAAGCTGGATGACGAAACCCGCGAGTTCATGGATTTCATCCGCGACGGCGTCAAGCGCATGGATGCGCTGATCACCGATCTGCTGGCCTATTCGCGCGTCGGGCGGCGGGTGGCCGACGGTCCGGTCGATGTCGGTCGCATGATCGATCTGTCGTTGTTGGATTTGCAGGCGCAAATCGACGAGACCCAGGCGGTGATCACCGTTCCCCACTCGTTGCCGGTGATCGAGGGCGATTCCGGTGAATTGACCCGCCTGTTCCAGAACCTGATCGGCAACGCGCTGAAATACCGCAAGGCCGAGCAGGTGCCGCGCATCGTCGTCGCCTGCCGTGATTGCGGCCCCCATTGGCAGTTCAGCATCAGCGACAACGGCATCGGCATTCCGCCCGAACACCGCGAGCGGGCTTTCGGTATTTTCCAGCGCCTGCATGGCCGGCACGAATACGAAGGCACCGGTATCGGTCTGGCCATCTGCCGCAAGATCGTCGAGCGCCAAGGCGGCCAGATCTGGGTGGAAGGCAAGGATTGCGACGGCGCCATTTTCCAGTTCACGTGGCCGAAAATGCGCCGCGCGGCGGTGTCCCTGCCGGTGTGA
- a CDS encoding AAA family ATPase, translated as MNQDDIIRFLSDPATHGGQTPEIISTHISVVFLAGDRAWKLKKAVRLSFLDFSTLQARHTACLSELEVNRTAAPDLYLGLMPVTTDDTGGLHLGGAGKVVDWLVEMRRFAQDDLLSELLRRDRVDRRMIQQVAEAAFAAHRAAPLRPDKGGAAGLDWTITTNATAMTAQAAILPPAKAAHLAEASRAWLHKLTPLLEERRAQGKVRRCHGDLHCGNICLYQGKTVPFDAIEFSEDIACIDVFYDLAFLLMDLDQRGARPLASHAMNHYLDLSGDYQGVVLLPLLLSLRAAIRAHVAAAMGRGDEANLYLDAALAYLAPPPPRLLAVGGLSGSGKSHMGRELAPLLAVPGAAVVRSDSLRKQIMGAALLDRLPPQAYDSETGQRTYAALLDTCETLLRAGHAVVADAVFAKPEQRAGIEAVARRLGVPFDGLWLWTEPDLAARRIESRQANVSDATTAVLQAQLSIDLGPMTWTRIHTGGSKQDALDAGRAALCL; from the coding sequence ATGAACCAGGACGACATCATCCGCTTTCTGTCCGACCCGGCCACCCATGGCGGCCAAACGCCCGAAATCATCAGCACCCATATTTCGGTGGTGTTCCTGGCTGGCGACCGGGCCTGGAAGCTGAAAAAGGCGGTGCGGCTGTCATTCCTGGATTTCAGCACCCTGCAAGCCCGCCACACCGCCTGCCTGTCGGAACTGGAGGTCAACCGGACCGCCGCCCCCGACCTGTACCTGGGGCTGATGCCGGTGACCACCGACGACACCGGCGGCCTGCATCTGGGCGGCGCAGGGAAGGTGGTGGACTGGCTGGTGGAAATGCGCCGCTTCGCCCAGGACGACCTGTTGTCGGAATTGCTGCGCCGTGACCGGGTCGATCGTCGGATGATCCAACAGGTGGCGGAAGCCGCCTTCGCCGCCCATCGGGCCGCCCCTTTGCGTCCCGACAAGGGCGGCGCGGCGGGGCTGGACTGGACCATCACCACCAACGCCACCGCCATGACGGCACAAGCCGCCATCCTGCCGCCGGCCAAGGCCGCGCATCTGGCGGAAGCCTCGCGCGCGTGGCTGCACAAGCTGACCCCCCTGCTGGAGGAACGCCGGGCACAGGGCAAGGTGCGGCGCTGCCATGGCGACCTGCATTGCGGCAATATCTGCCTGTACCAGGGTAAGACGGTGCCGTTCGACGCCATCGAATTTTCCGAGGACATCGCCTGCATCGATGTTTTCTACGATCTGGCCTTTCTGCTGATGGATCTGGACCAAAGGGGCGCCCGCCCACTGGCCAGCCATGCCATGAACCATTATCTCGACCTGTCAGGCGATTATCAGGGCGTGGTTTTACTGCCGCTGTTGCTGTCGCTGCGCGCCGCCATCCGCGCCCATGTGGCCGCCGCCATGGGCCGGGGCGACGAGGCCAACCTCTACCTTGACGCCGCCTTGGCCTATCTGGCGCCGCCACCGCCGCGCCTGCTGGCGGTGGGCGGGCTGTCGGGCAGCGGCAAGTCGCACATGGGCCGTGAACTGGCGCCGTTGCTGGCGGTGCCGGGGGCGGCGGTGGTGCGTTCGGATTCCTTGCGCAAGCAGATCATGGGCGCTGCCCTGCTGGACCGCCTGCCACCCCAGGCCTATGATTCCGAAACCGGCCAGCGCACCTATGCTGCCTTGTTGGACACCTGCGAAACCCTGCTGCGCGCCGGTCATGCGGTGGTCGCCGACGCGGTCTTCGCCAAGCCCGAGCAGCGCGCCGGCATCGAGGCGGTGGCACGGCGATTGGGTGTGCCCTTCGACGGCCTGTGGCTGTGGACCGAGCCGGATTTGGCCGCAAGGCGCATTGAAAGCCGCCAAGCCAATGTCTCTGATGCCACCACGGCAGTGTTGCAGGCCCAGCTTTCCATCGACCTGGGGCCGATGACCTGGACCCGCATCCATACCGGTGGATCAAAGCAGGATGCGTTGGACGCGGGCCGGGCCGCGTTGTGCTTGTGA
- a CDS encoding response regulator, translating into MVNAPVKAHVLIVEDEPVTRAKLAAHLISEGFQVSEAADARDMRTIVSRTIPDVVLLDINLPDESGLILARDLRAKSSVGIILVTARQDETDRIVGLELGADDYITKPFNARELAVRVRNLIRRVAPSMAAERQASGVYTFSGWKLDCDARQLISPESEAVRLTRGEFDVLAALARNAGRALTRDQLLDLTQHDGEAVIDRTIDVLVGRLRRKIEADPKHPAIIVTVHGIGYRLAGS; encoded by the coding sequence ATGGTGAACGCCCCAGTCAAAGCGCATGTCCTGATCGTTGAAGACGAACCGGTGACCCGTGCCAAACTGGCGGCGCATCTGATCTCGGAAGGTTTTCAGGTCAGCGAGGCCGCCGACGCCCGCGACATGCGCACCATCGTCTCGCGCACCATCCCTGATGTGGTCTTGCTGGATATCAATCTGCCCGACGAAAGCGGCCTGATCCTGGCCCGTGACCTCAGGGCCAAGTCGTCGGTGGGCATCATCCTGGTCACTGCCCGCCAGGACGAGACCGACCGTATCGTCGGCCTGGAACTGGGGGCCGACGATTACATCACCAAACCGTTCAACGCCCGCGAACTGGCGGTGCGGGTGCGCAACCTGATCCGTCGCGTCGCCCCCAGCATGGCGGCCGAGCGTCAGGCCAGCGGCGTCTATACCTTTTCCGGCTGGAAATTGGATTGCGACGCCCGCCAACTGATTTCGCCCGAGAGCGAGGCGGTGCGGCTGACCCGGGGCGAGTTCGACGTGCTGGCGGCCCTGGCCCGCAATGCCGGACGCGCCCTGACCCGCGACCAGTTGCTGGACCTGACCCAGCATGACGGCGAAGCGGTGATCGACCGCACCATCGACGTGCTGGTCGGTCGTCTGCGCCGCAAGATCGAGGCCGATCCCAAGCATCCGGCGATCATCGTCACCGTGCACGGCATCGGCTATCGGCTGGCCGGAAGCTGA
- a CDS encoding response regulator: protein MDPIRVLLLEDDPADARLVDLMLRKAPRTLFSVEICSKLAQAVERLAQGGFNVVLADLSLPDSSGLATLKALTDTAPDMAVVVLTGNDDDAQAIEALKHGAQDYLVKGRDDGFILSRVVRYAVERKNAEQALREARDKAEEAAQVKSLFLATVGHEIRTPLNGILGMARLLLDTPLDQRQKVFAETVVSSGELLLGLVNDILDFSRLEADGLTLETTSFDLLNMVEDIRLLMAPRAADKGLTLGCRFPPEVQRQVSGDPLRLRQVLLNLVGNAIKFTANGSVMIAVAKEETSGMVRFTVSDTGIGIPEEARDILFNEFSQADSSVARRYGGAGLGLAICKRLVTLMGGAIGFDSTPGSGTQFWFRIPFSDAVLATTTANAKEIPTLMPQVVLLVDDNEVNLQVASGLLQRHGHTVMTAADGPAALDLARRHRFDLVLLDKHMPDMDGLEVARCLRGLPDADPAQHIWLLTANPVEQDVRAWRDAGIDGCLAKPFRVEEVAGILAGGTAGAGRQSSGGPSLVNLPDLLADMRDLGHERMRGLVDLFGRSAVQDLEAALVRAAAGDLEGLASPVHRLASASSSLHLTALAARCRAIENAARARDGKAQNLAKDLGELWDRSLKALNEVVV from the coding sequence ATGGATCCCATTCGCGTATTGTTGCTGGAAGACGACCCCGCCGATGCCCGGCTGGTGGACCTGATGCTGCGCAAGGCGCCGCGCACCCTGTTCAGCGTCGAAATCTGCTCGAAGCTGGCCCAGGCGGTGGAGCGCCTGGCCCAAGGCGGCTTCAACGTGGTCCTCGCCGACCTGTCCCTGCCCGATTCGTCCGGTCTGGCGACCTTGAAGGCGCTGACCGACACCGCCCCCGACATGGCGGTGGTGGTGCTGACCGGCAATGACGATGATGCCCAGGCCATCGAGGCGTTGAAGCACGGTGCCCAGGATTATCTGGTCAAGGGCCGCGACGACGGTTTCATCCTGTCGCGGGTGGTGCGTTATGCGGTCGAGCGCAAGAATGCCGAACAGGCGCTGCGCGAGGCCCGCGACAAGGCGGAAGAGGCGGCCCAGGTCAAATCCCTGTTCCTGGCCACGGTCGGGCACGAAATCCGCACGCCCTTGAACGGCATCCTGGGTATGGCCCGGCTGCTGCTGGACACGCCCTTGGACCAGCGCCAGAAGGTGTTCGCCGAGACGGTGGTGTCGTCGGGGGAATTGCTGCTGGGGCTGGTTAACGACATCTTGGACTTTTCCCGCCTGGAAGCCGATGGACTGACCCTGGAGACCACTTCGTTCGACCTGTTGAACATGGTCGAGGACATCCGTCTGCTGATGGCGCCGCGTGCCGCCGACAAGGGACTGACCCTGGGCTGCCGTTTCCCGCCCGAGGTCCAGCGTCAGGTCAGCGGCGATCCGCTGCGGCTCAGGCAGGTGCTGCTCAATCTGGTCGGCAACGCTATCAAGTTCACCGCCAACGGCTCGGTGATGATCGCGGTGGCGAAGGAAGAGACGAGCGGGATGGTGCGCTTCACCGTCTCCGACACCGGCATCGGCATCCCGGAAGAAGCCCGCGACATCCTGTTCAACGAATTCAGCCAAGCCGATTCGTCGGTGGCACGGCGTTATGGCGGTGCCGGCTTGGGCCTGGCCATCTGCAAGCGGCTGGTGACGCTGATGGGCGGCGCCATCGGTTTTGACAGCACGCCCGGCAGCGGCACCCAATTCTGGTTCCGTATCCCCTTCAGCGATGCGGTCTTGGCGACGACGACGGCCAATGCCAAGGAAATCCCCACCCTGATGCCCCAGGTGGTGTTGTTGGTGGATGACAACGAGGTCAATCTGCAAGTCGCCTCGGGCCTGCTGCAACGTCATGGTCATACGGTGATGACCGCTGCCGATGGTCCCGCCGCCTTGGATCTGGCGCGGCGCCACCGTTTCGATCTGGTGCTGCTGGACAAGCATATGCCCGATATGGACGGATTGGAGGTGGCGCGGTGCCTGCGGGGGCTGCCCGATGCCGACCCGGCCCAGCATATCTGGCTGTTGACCGCCAATCCGGTGGAACAGGATGTGCGCGCCTGGCGTGACGCGGGTATCGACGGCTGCTTGGCCAAGCCATTCCGGGTCGAGGAGGTGGCCGGTATCCTGGCCGGCGGCACCGCTGGCGCCGGGCGACAATCGTCGGGCGGGCCGTCCTTGGTCAATCTTCCCGACTTACTGGCGGACATGCGCGACCTGGGGCACGAACGTATGCGCGGGTTGGTGGATTTGTTCGGGCGCTCAGCGGTTCAGGATTTGGAAGCGGCCCTGGTCCGCGCCGCCGCCGGCGATCTGGAGGGGCTGGCCTCGCCGGTGCACCGTCTGGCCTCGGCCTCGTCCAGCCTGCATCTGACCGCCCTGGCGGCGCGCTGCCGCGCCATCGAAAACGCCGCCCGCGCCCGCGACGGCAAGGCCCAGAACCTGGCCAAGGATTTGGGCGAGTTGTGGGACCGGTCGCTGAAGGCGCTCAACGAAGTGGTGGTTTGA
- a CDS encoding universal stress protein → MSTIKTILAPIGDAAAAAAPLEAAFRLARLFGAHVAALHVRPDPTTAVPLIGEGMSGAMVEEMLNAADKQSREAAAAVRLAFDEIKDRHGITCQSSPPADGVTADWVEAVGREEEIIARKGRVHDLVVMGHAVQGDGSGLALNAALLDSGRPLLLAPATMPAALGRRVVVAWNGSAEAGRAAAAALPILERAETVTVLTVNEHDDMAGADDLIAFFGWHGINAIHQDIPAGGNAGMAVLEACTTAGADLLVMGAYTHSRLRQLILGGVTRHVLAHAAIPVLLSH, encoded by the coding sequence ATGTCCACCATCAAGACCATCCTGGCGCCCATTGGCGACGCCGCCGCCGCCGCCGCGCCGCTTGAAGCGGCTTTCCGTCTGGCCCGCCTGTTCGGCGCCCATGTCGCCGCCTTGCATGTGCGCCCCGACCCCACCACCGCCGTGCCGCTGATCGGTGAAGGCATGTCAGGCGCCATGGTCGAGGAAATGCTGAACGCCGCCGACAAGCAATCGCGCGAAGCCGCCGCCGCCGTGCGCCTGGCCTTCGACGAGATCAAGGACCGCCACGGCATCACCTGCCAATCGTCACCGCCGGCTGACGGCGTCACCGCCGATTGGGTCGAAGCCGTGGGACGGGAAGAGGAAATCATCGCCCGCAAGGGCCGCGTCCATGATCTGGTGGTCATGGGTCATGCTGTCCAAGGCGACGGCTCGGGCTTGGCGCTCAACGCCGCGCTTTTGGACAGCGGTCGTCCGTTGCTGCTGGCCCCGGCGACCATGCCCGCCGCCCTGGGCCGCCGGGTGGTGGTGGCCTGGAACGGCAGCGCCGAAGCCGGTCGCGCCGCCGCCGCCGCCCTGCCCATCCTGGAACGGGCGGAAACCGTCACCGTACTGACCGTCAACGAACACGACGACATGGCCGGTGCCGACGATTTGATCGCCTTTTTCGGTTGGCACGGCATCAACGCCATCCATCAGGACATCCCTGCCGGCGGCAATGCCGGCATGGCGGTCCTGGAGGCCTGCACCACCGCCGGTGCCGACCTGCTGGTGATGGGCGCCTATACCCATTCGCGCCTGCGCCAGTTGATCCTGGGCGGCGTCACCCGCCACGTGCTGGCGCACGCGGCCATTCCGGTTCTGCTCAGCCATTAA
- a CDS encoding sensor histidine kinase — protein MIAATPVGAVKLRAARAVAWFGAALLVMVWVAIYASLSSERTRVLADTRADTANLARAFDEHIQRTIAGLDQTLLYLRAEFQQAPDRFDLNRSVANNVILKRVSVQIARIDADGMLADSNVPGFTHMDLSDREHFRVHKAAVKDELFISKPVLGRASGKWSIQLTRRLEDGHGNFAGVLVVSLDPNYLGDIYGSIDVGENGAIAVIGTDGVVRVASHGGGGFLGKSLQGGAILEAVRRQEATTLESNGPLDGIDRISSLRPLPNVPLSVLVGRSKVEAMAVYDRSVTWHLLIGAAVTLALGAALIALYRMVRAQEGIAADLAVKKAELLASRVRLRRYVADLERIAEVAAHDLQEPLRRVVAYAQLLSSHVASALDDEGRGYVAHVVDGAQRMRKLVKDLEAFVAVDQIPDCDGEVAVSTAVSTAMDRLADQIRSTGATIVVDPLPSALVDERALAEIFTQLLDNSIRYRCESRKPLIHVSARSEGDCLVFSVRDNGAGIDPRDRIRLFEIFHRLEGIDGGGTGIGLAIVRRMVEHMGGKVWVDSTLGEGSTFSFSLPRRKPLRLTVVDGEVKAAE, from the coding sequence ATGATTGCCGCCACCCCCGTGGGCGCGGTGAAATTGCGGGCAGCGCGGGCCGTCGCTTGGTTTGGCGCGGCGCTGCTGGTCATGGTGTGGGTGGCCATCTATGCCAGCCTGAGTTCGGAACGCACCCGTGTGCTGGCCGATACCCGTGCCGACACCGCCAATCTGGCCCGTGCCTTTGACGAACACATTCAGCGTACCATAGCCGGCCTGGACCAGACCCTGCTTTATTTGCGGGCCGAGTTTCAGCAGGCGCCCGATCGTTTCGACCTCAATCGGTCGGTGGCCAACAATGTCATCCTGAAGCGGGTTTCGGTGCAGATCGCCCGCATCGATGCCGACGGTATGCTGGCCGACAGCAACGTGCCGGGATTTACGCACATGGATTTGTCGGACCGCGAGCATTTCCGCGTCCACAAAGCCGCTGTCAAGGACGAGTTGTTCATCAGCAAGCCGGTGCTGGGCCGGGCTTCGGGCAAGTGGTCGATCCAGTTGACCCGCCGGCTTGAAGACGGCCATGGCAATTTCGCCGGTGTGTTGGTGGTTTCCCTTGATCCCAATTATCTGGGCGACATTTACGGCTCCATTGATGTGGGTGAAAACGGTGCCATTGCCGTCATCGGTACTGACGGTGTGGTTCGCGTCGCCTCTCATGGCGGTGGCGGCTTTCTGGGGAAAAGCCTGCAAGGCGGCGCCATCTTGGAAGCGGTGCGCCGGCAGGAAGCGACGACGCTGGAAAGCAATGGTCCGCTGGACGGTATCGACCGCATCAGCAGCCTGCGTCCGCTGCCCAATGTGCCGCTTTCGGTCTTGGTCGGTCGTTCGAAGGTCGAGGCCATGGCCGTCTATGACCGTTCGGTCACGTGGCATCTCTTGATCGGCGCGGCTGTGACCTTGGCCTTGGGCGCCGCCCTGATCGCGCTTTACCGCATGGTCCGGGCGCAGGAAGGCATTGCTGCCGATCTGGCGGTGAAAAAAGCGGAATTGCTGGCCAGCCGTGTCCGTTTGCGCCGTTATGTCGCCGATCTGGAACGTATCGCCGAGGTCGCCGCCCACGATCTTCAGGAACCGTTGCGCCGGGTGGTCGCCTATGCCCAGTTGCTGTCCAGTCACGTGGCCTCGGCCCTAGACGATGAGGGGCGCGGCTATGTCGCCCACGTGGTTGACGGCGCCCAGCGCATGCGCAAGCTGGTGAAGGATCTGGAAGCCTTTGTCGCCGTCGACCAAATTCCCGATTGTGATGGCGAGGTGGCGGTGTCCACCGCCGTGTCCACCGCCATGGATCGGCTCGCCGACCAGATTCGCAGCACCGGCGCCACGATCGTGGTCGATCCGCTGCCTTCGGCCCTGGTCGATGAACGGGCGCTGGCCGAGATTTTCACCCAGCTTTTGGACAATTCCATCCGCTATCGCTGCGAAAGTCGCAAGCCGCTGATCCATGTCAGTGCCCGCAGCGAAGGCGATTGCCTGGTGTTTTCGGTGCGCGACAACGGTGCCGGCATCGATCCGCGCGACCGTATCCGGCTGTTTGAAATTTTCCACCGTCTCGAAGGTATCGACGGCGGCGGCACCGGCATCGGTCTGGCCATCGTGCGCCGCATGGTCGAGCACATGGGCGGCAAGGTCTGGGTGGACAGTACTTTGGGCGAAGGCAGCACCTTCAGCTTTTCCTTGCCCCGACGCAAGCCGTTGCGCCTGACCGTGGTGGACGGGGAGGTGAAGGCCGCCGAATAG
- a CDS encoding NUDIX hydrolase — MSRDYPTHPLPAVLAALVHQNRLALVQRDKEVPPRRWGLPGGLMELGESPAQAALRELAEETGIHASAGSVIDVFDKIDRDGDGRVRNHFLILVVECHWLAGDGAAASDAAAFGWFDRAEIGTLAHVHDALPRLADRLLGKQP, encoded by the coding sequence ATGAGCCGCGATTACCCCACCCACCCACTGCCCGCCGTTTTGGCCGCGCTGGTCCACCAGAACCGCCTGGCCCTGGTCCAGCGCGACAAGGAAGTGCCGCCGCGCCGCTGGGGCCTGCCCGGCGGTTTGATGGAACTGGGCGAAAGTCCGGCCCAGGCCGCCTTGCGCGAACTGGCCGAGGAGACCGGCATCCACGCCAGCGCCGGGTCGGTCATCGACGTCTTCGACAAGATCGACCGCGACGGCGACGGGCGGGTGCGCAACCACTTCCTCATCCTGGTGGTGGAATGCCACTGGCTGGCCGGCGACGGCGCCGCCGCCAGCGATGCCGCCGCCTTCGGCTGGTTCGACCGGGCCGAAATCGGCACTCTGGCGCATGTGCACGACGCCCTGCCCCGTCTGGCCGACCGTTTATTGGGAAAGCAGCCATGA